Proteins encoded by one window of Salmonirosea aquatica:
- a CDS encoding helix-turn-helix transcriptional regulator: MENPIAYFVKNKRKSLKLTQIDLAEKSGVGLRFIRDLEQGKATLRLDKVNQVLDMFGCEAGPIRKEENYYG, encoded by the coding sequence ATGGAAAATCCAATTGCATATTTTGTGAAGAATAAGCGGAAATCGTTAAAGTTGACGCAGATCGATTTGGCGGAGAAATCAGGCGTAGGTCTGCGCTTTATCCGGGATCTGGAGCAAGGAAAAGCCACCCTCCGGCTCGACAAGGTAAATCAGGTACTGGATATGTTCGGCTGCGAGGCTGGCCCCATCCGAAAAGAGGAAAATTATTATGGATAG
- a CDS encoding HipA N-terminal domain-containing protein has protein sequence MDRAGTVYYGNMPAGVISEDEEGFTFIYNEEYMDAQHPPVSLTLPLRNEPYQSRVMFPFFDGLIPEGWLLDIAVQSWKLNPRDRMGLLLTVCQDCLGAVSVRRIEVPKL, from the coding sequence ATGGATAGGGCAGGAACAGTATACTACGGAAATATGCCAGCTGGTGTGATCAGTGAAGATGAAGAAGGTTTTACGTTTATATACAACGAAGAATATATGGACGCTCAACATCCTCCGGTGAGTCTGACGTTGCCGCTTCGTAACGAACCTTACCAGAGTCGCGTGATGTTTCCGTTTTTTGATGGCTTGATCCCCGAAGGTTGGCTATTGGATATCGCTGTACAAAGCTGGAAACTCAATCCCAGAGACCGCATGGGGTTGCTCCTCACAGTATGTCAGGATTGTTTGGGAGCGGTAAGCGTCAGAAGAATTGAAGTTCCCAAGCTATGA